AATAATTAGACGATTACAACAACAACCACGAACATCATATAAGGTAACCTTAATTTTAATATTAACATTCAAATGCAAGTAAACAAACCATGTAAGAATTTGATCATATATGACAACTAAACAAACCATACTTGTattaaatcatatattaatgTTCAAATTAAGTAAACATCATGCTAAGCACACGGGTACTTTTTACCCATGGGTAAGTGGGTACGGGTGGCTAAAGAACAAACTCATACCCATTTACCCAACAGGTAAGGATTTTTTAGAACATGGGTAAGGATTTTTGTCTGTTAGTAAACCCATGGGTACAAGAATTAGACCGTATGTGACTTCTAATAGAGTAAACAACCTATCGGGTCTCGGGTTATGGGCCTCATTGCCATCTCTACTTATAACATTAgggatactctctccgtcccaaaatataagaacctaggacGAGTcgtcctagtactatgaatctagacatgttgcttgtccagattcgtaatactagAAAATGTCTAATCCGGTtctagattattatatttttgagATAAAGGGCGTAGAATTTTACCCCAAAATCAGAAATGAGTACTCATTTTACCTCCAAAATGAGTACTAGATTGAATTATTTCTGCACTTTAAGGAATTCATTAGTTACTATTCCTAGAAAATCAGCAATTGTGGCATATACTAGTAatagtttaaaaatatttacaaacacAAAAAACATTTCTTAGTAAAAATTACgaaaaatgacaaaaaaaaatcacagatgtgacaaaaacaaaaacaatccCTATAATTACGTAGGTAAGTTTAGTCTGTTGGAATAATCCTAGTTCACTTTCTCAACTCACGTTCCCTGTTTTCCACGTGTATGCTTTCcaaatggtgtatttttttaaaaaaattatatacaaaagttgctttaaaaaatcatattagttattttttaaaaaaactcatacttaattaatcatatgctaatgagtTACTCCGTTTTACATGCTGGAGATGTTAGTTCCTAACCtcaaccaaaaaaaactcaGTCTTAGTGATGGGCACACCTCATCCGTAATAATAAAGCCATGTAACTGCTGGTTACTCCCTCCCTCTAAATATAAGAGgatttaaaatttatacacgatataaatatatatggctcactaattttaattttcagTGCACAAAAGATCCAAATATTTCAGCCATTCAAATGCTTTGGAGGAAAAATTTAAGTAATCCAAAATTGTATTTTAACCACGGAAGTAACTGAAAGGATTTTTTTGTCCAAAACCGTAGTATACTCTCTTGTTTCTAATGGATAATTTGTTGACTTTTGGAAAAAAACCATCCGTGattcacaaatataaaaaaatatgtcatgcttaaattaCCTTAATAAACTAAGTCACAGCCCAATAAacgataattacataatttttttaataatattaacAGAAAACATATATTGTGATACTAAACAACATAACagtgcttatattttgaatGAGATGTGTAATTACTTCCCGACAAAGCTTCGCATCTTTATCAGCGATGCTGCAAAGCAGAGCATATGGGAACCTGAAGCAGAGGGAATCAGGGAAGTGAAGAAAATCTGGCAAAACCTTGGTTGTTGAGGGCTTTCACAGTACACCTAGCTGTCAATCAGCCCCAGCCTTCTACGTTAGAGATTCCACGCCACATCCGCCTCTCTAGTTACCAAGTGAAGACCGTGGAGCCTAACTGGGTCCCGCGTTTCTCATTAGGATTTGTCAGGGCGAGGTGAGGCATGGCTCTGAGCGGCGCGTTGAAAGAGTGCATGGCCTAGTGCAACGCCACCACACTCATGTTAGACAACAACGGTCGTCCTGAGCTACTTACCACCCTAAGCTTGACGAGTTGGTGTCTGCGGTCCGGGGAGAGACGCAAATCAGAAGAAGGAAAGATGGCAGCGGCCAGCGGGGAGAGCCCTAGGCCAGATTTGGTGAGCTCGGCGACACCGTCATCTAGCTTTCTCCCCCTCCACCATAACTTTGGCAAGCGACCAAACCTTTTTTGCCAtagcttttcatttttttatttggaatATCAACTAGAACAACCGAATATACAGTTCCTTAACATGTACTACATGGCCTGCGTTGCCAAATTCTACAAATGTGTTGTGCTCGTAATTAATTCCCAACAAATTATATGTGACTTTTCACATATTTTTATactaataatattgtatattaAGAAGAATTAATAGAACCTGACTGAAGTATGCAGTGATAAAACACGATTAAGAGAAACCAAGAAGTGAAAGCGCCTCATGGGATTTTAACATCACGTCTTAGCTTGATAGAGTACCCAAACATGTAACACACTGTACGTCTTGGTTCTTGGAATATCAACACAAGCAAACAAGTACAAGACGACACACAACTTATATGCAACAAAAGACATTATTGTTTGTATTCAAGATAAGTAAACATCTCTATGTGCTTTCAAACTCAACTGGGATCAATGAATGAAGTGAAGGGGAGCACTTTTTAAATGGCATAAGCTAATGCATGTTCCTTTGGCGTTTCATATATCTCCTCCGATCCGAAAATGTGCATGTTACTCATCGTCGTCCTTGGTCTAGCTACTCATCGTCATCCTCGGTCTAGCTCCAGTTTTTGATATGAATCTGAGCGGAGGACATTCCACTATTAACAAAGAAGTTGACCACACCGCTTACCATGGGATCATCCTCCGAGCATCTGACTTTAACACTCATAAGATGCTCACATGTAAATGATCTTTCATCAAGCTTGTCACCAATGCTTGCTTCAAACGTTTTCCAATGGTCCTATAGAAAGAAAAACAGGTTACCTATATCCTCTGATGGCATGTACACTTGTGCAAAAGCTTTCAAGTAGGATCAGTATACATTTGGAGGAAAAGATTTACATTTCCGAGTATCAGAGTTAGCTTCTCCAGTCTTGGTGAGTTCTGAAGGAAGACAATTAGTGTATAGAAGTTTCCATGCAGACACCAGTGACCGAGAGTCAGGCTGACAAGATTGAAGAATTTTGGACACCACTGCAGACTGTTTTGGATTGTCAGCTGCACAAGAACGAGGTGATTATGTGGCTACAAAACCAAACTAGCTAACAAAATTGAGTGTGTTAATATCATTTGATAAGTATGCTTGCAGTGCAGGTATTACAACATCTTCAAGATAATGAATGCTAAAAGACCACAGAGAATAAATAAGAACTTAAGGCAATAAAAATCCAGCGCTACCATCAATGGGATTCCATAACCTGAAGCATATGTGAATTAATTGTCACGATGATTTCCATGAAAGTCAGGTAGCTACCTTAATGAAAACACAATGCGAATAAGTCATGATTCACAAGGTAGTGGTGTCAGACTTCCAACAATTGATGAAGCATTTTCCATTTTTATGTTGCCTTTGGTTAAATAATCACTCAAATATTAGACAAGATGCATTTCAGTTGCTAACAGCAATACTAGTACATGCTAGATTCGTCAAATAGGAAATGTTCCAGTTTTATTGTGAAACAAGCTGCCAACTAAGATACTTCTGGCCAAGTAATCAACAGGTTGTTTTATCTATAGATTGTTGGCTCAGCCCATGCCCAGGAACACTCTCACACTCACGAACACAAACACCGGTGAGGGAGACGATGAACAATGGATTTTATAGCGACGAACGCCGCGGAGCCGATCGCTCCTGTATCTTGGCTTTATTACTCACTAAACCTTGCAAAGAAACAACGAAGGAGTACAGGGGCCTCTTATAGACCGGGGACACACCGGGAGCTAGCCTCCATGCCGGCCATTGTGTCACGTTCCGCAGAACCTGCTTGACGTCGCCGTGAGCCGCACGCTCGCCCGGACGACGCGGTTTCCTCCGCAAGAACCGACGCCACGCACACCACACATTCCCACGACTCGATCAACACTGCAACGGCCATGCAAACAACCATGCAGCAGCCATGCACTCGCGATCACGACTCAATCAAACTAACAGAACGCACACGACGCACACATGCAGCAGCGCGACACACACACACTGACTCAACCACGCCAGGAACACACCATGACGTGTTTATTTCCAACATAGATGACCTGGCTACACAAATAGGTTGCATCGACTGGTGGATCACATCAGTCATCCCATCAGCACATCAAGATTTCAAGATATAATAATTAGCCATGCAATGCTTAGTTTTTTCCATAGAACCGTAGAGGTAACTAATTTGGTGCAATTGTGAAGTGTCAAGACAAATAGCACGCTTAAGTTTCACCTTTTCAAGTTGATACCTAAATTAATATGCATGGATATACTGGGACAGAGGGGATTAGGGGAACATGCAAGATCAGTAAGCATACCTTTCTCCTGCCACAATAGAACTTCAAATTTTCAATGCCAGATAGGGTCCAGAGATAATTCCGTAAATCCCTAGCATCAAAATCATCGTGCGGCCATTGTCTATTAAGTCTAACTGATGCTCTCACTAGTGATTTCATGTCCTTTAGCACAACTATGCCATCCATAGGATTATCCAGGGTCAGAGAAGTAACACTCGGAGTAGAAATAGAAATCTTCCATCCCAAACAGAACTTAGTTTCCTTGATATATGGTCAAAACCTTCAGTGTCTGGGAGGAGACCTCACCATCAAAAATAAAGCAATCATGAAAGGAGAGATCTTCCAATGCTGGACAGCCCGTCTCAAGTTGCTTGAAGAAACCATCTCTCAGAATAACATTAGAGAACAAAATTTTTAGGGCGATGCTCCGGTGCAATATACTTGAAGTATTCTACTCCGAGTAGAATTAATCTGGATCGTTTATTTTAAAGGGTATGTAAGTAATCTCATAATATCCTTTAGGCCTTGTTTGGCTGCCCGTGTATATTATACATGTGTGAATAGTTCCACCTGTGTATCGAGTGAATCCACACCACCCACCCAATACACAGCATTGACCATGATTCAATACACACGGTGGGCTGGTGGTTCGACCGGTGATGCCCAGGTTTGACTCCACAGCAAGTACGTagtgctagctaagctagcggTATGCATGGAGAGTTGGGCAGAGTTATGTTTACCTTTTAGGTCTCGTTtgttaagtaaaaaaataatataaaaaatacagaAAAACCTAAGAAATAAAATACCAGAATAGAAAATCCAACATGCATATCCATCTGTAATTCTAAAAATCctgctttaaaaattaaaaaaaacacaagagtAGAATTTCACATAGAAAATAGAGAAATTAACATGCATGCGCATGGATGAACATATTACTGATCCGTGAAATATTTATAGGTGAACTAGAATAATTGATTCAACACAAATCTTCCAGGTAGAAACAACAAACACCAGACATACACATCCAAGCATATATAACAGTAATAAATAACTTTGATAGCTAAGTCTACCACAAAGGTTTAATTTGAAGTCTACTAGGTGTTCCATCTACGAATAATTTCTTTGACATGAAACATCCAAGCAAAAGACAGACAACTCCAACAGCAGCATATCTCCCTACTTTCCATTGTAACTTTTTTTCCCTGCATCACCTAAAACAAAGTACAAGGCAAAAGATTAATTGGCTCCATATCTGCTGTGGCAAACTGACCGCTAGCAACACAGAGAAACTAGAGAACAGAGCTAATAAGGAAGCTTGCAAATTCCTAGGACACGAGCACTGATGGACTAAGAAAAGTTGGAGCAAGATGAAATCAATTGTGCATTTTACAAGCTATATTTTGATAAACAagtagaaatgcttatattttggaacggatgtaGTATATTTAAACAAATTCACTCTGTGCatcttcaaatttgaatagaTAAGCTCACTCCAAATTCAGCAAATTCAGATCATGCTTTTAGAGCCCGAAGAGAGCAACAATAATATAttagaatatatgtatataaaagtttatactccccaaaaaacaaaaagagcaTGAATAATATGTAAGGCATAATGAGCATCATTTTTATCATAAATAGTACACCTACATCTCAGGTGATGCTACAATGTGAAAACTACAAATGTATCATCTGCCAATCTGCTCAACATTTACCCCCAAAAAATACTTTTGCTGAGCATCACTGAATTGAAGTTTTAGGTGATACAACAAACAAAATCCAACTGTTTAATATGACTAAAGTGTAGTACTAATTCATATATTCATCAGTTTCATAGAGACAGTAACAAGACGGAAGGAGCAGTACCAGATTTACACAGTTGTGTAGAGTCGTGTAGAGTCTTTTGCACTTAACCACTTGAGTCGTGTAGAGTCTTTTGCAGTCATGAAAATGGCCCTCTTCCAAACATTGTTGCTGTGAATACAAAAAAACTGGTATCAAATTTAAGCATGCAAAAACATCATGATGCAAATACAGAAGTAAAATATTTCATGAGACCAGTTAAGACTCACATTTATTATGACGAGTTATGACTGTAGTCATTCCACATATTTAGGGCTATCATATCTCTAACCGCGTTTCCATCATCTACTTGACTGTTAAGGGACATCACATCATTACTATATTCGTCGTCACCTTCAGGGACATCAATAAACTGTTCTGGAGATATGTTGCTTCCTTGGTGATTCAACCAACCCTCATCCCCATTAAGCATCCGTATAAGATTGTGGAACACCACTGTTGCAACTGGGATCTTCACTTGGTTCTTAATACGATGATGTGTTCCAACTTTTAAAATAGGGAAGCGTTTCTTAAGAACACCAATTGCTCTCTCTATGTGATTCCGCAATATGGCATGCCTATGATTGAACAACTCTTTATAATTTCTTGGTCGTTGCTGTCCACGCCCAAATTCCTTCAGATGGTATCGAACTCCACGGTACGGTGCAAGGAAGGATGGCGTGTTAGCATATCCACCATCAACGAGATAATATTTGCCTTGAGGCACATTGAATCCTTTAAGCATGGCTGACCTAAGAACCCTAGCATCAGTTGCAGATCCCTCCCATCCAGATGGTATAAACAAAAAATTCAGATCAAAATCACAAACCAACATCACATTTTGACTTAGGGTACCCTTTCTATTCCTATATGGGGCCTGCAGGTCTTGAGAAATGGTGATAGGAACATGTGTTCCGTCGATAGCCCCCAAGCAATTTTGGAAGTAAGGAAAGAACAGTTGATCTGTGCTAATCTTCCAGTGAGTTTCAACTCTAGTAGTTTGCTTGATAAATCTATAGGTCAAAGATGGGATTACCTTGAAAACCGCCTTAATATGCCGGTGAATCGTTTCTCCACTATGATGGAATTCATGTTGTAGATCTTCATAGCTCGCATTGTGAGATATCATGTAAAGAAAATGTCCAAGTTTCTCCTCTACCGTAATACCTCTCGTGTCACGTAGGAGATGTTCTGTTCGAAGATATGTCACTATTGCTCTAAATATGTTAGGCTCCATGCGGAATGCAACAAGGCAATTCTTTTCATGTCCCTCTAAAATATTTCTGAGTTTTTCTTCACTGTACTGACTTGAAGTA
Above is a window of Oryza sativa Japonica Group chromosome 10, ASM3414082v1 DNA encoding:
- the LOC136353683 gene encoding uncharacterized protein, with translation MNSLIRKSKDEEDEEIIMFWLPALYLLTSNGGIEKRVRHTSSQYSEEKLRNILEGHEKNCLVAFRMEPNIFRAIVTYLRTEHLLRDTRGITVEEKLGHFLYMISHNASYEDLQHEFHHSGETIHRHIKAVFKVIPSLTYRFIKQTTRVETHWKISTDQLFFPYFQNCLGAIDGTHVPITISQDLQAPYRNRKGTLSQNVMLVCDFDLNFLFIPSGWEGSATDARVLRSAMLKGFNVPQGKYYLVDGGYANTPSFLAPYRGVRYHLKEFGRGQQRPRNYKELFNHRHAILRNHIERAIGVLKKRFPILKVGTHHRIKNQVKIPVATVVFHNLIRMLNGDEGWLNHQGSNISPEQFIDVPEGDDEYSNDVMSLNSQVDDGNAVRDMIALNMWNDYSHNSS